Proteins encoded together in one Lathyrus oleraceus cultivar Zhongwan6 chromosome 5, CAAS_Psat_ZW6_1.0, whole genome shotgun sequence window:
- the LOC127081521 gene encoding probable 6-phosphogluconolactonase 4, chloroplastic, producing the protein MVNQKLVDSPYAETIDWSKWHVFWVDERVVPKDNLESNYKLANDGFLSKVPIPPLNVYSIDDSLPPDGAADVYETTLRRLVTSNVIATSTNGLPKFDLMLLGMGPDGHVASLFPGHPLLNEDQKWNSFLNDSPKQPPERITFTFPVINASSNVAMVVTREFTTSSKDGRRGRALEQNVPYSSDLLALQPSIQRSQEQTPTSKDLLALQPSIQRLA; encoded by the exons aTGGTGAATCA GAAATTGGTTGATTCGCCATATGCTGAAACCATAGATTGGTCAAAATGGCATGTTTTCTGGGTTGACGAGAGGGTTGTCCCAAAGGATAACTTAGAAAGTAATTATAAGCTTGCCAATGATGGATTTCTCTCCAAG GTGCCAATTCCCCCTCTCAATGTTTATTCTATTGATGATTCCCTACCACCTGATGGAGCAGCAGATGTTTATGAGACAACCCTTAGACGCTTGGTTACTAGCAATGTGATAGCCACATCAACCAATGGGTTACCAAAATTTGATCTCATGCTTCTAGGTATGGGTCCGGATGGACATGTTGCATCTTTATTCCCGGGTCATCCTCTTCTCAATGAGGATCAGAAATGGAATTCTTTCCTCAATGACTCACCAAAACAACCACCAGAGAGAATCACTTTCACATTTCCAGTGATCAATGCTTCTTCCAATGTAGCAATGGTGGTTACCAGAGAATTCACAACAAGTTCAAaagatggaagaagaggaagagCATTAGAGCAGAACGTACCGTATTCAAGTGATCTCCTTGCGCTGCAACCTTCGATTCAACGTTCGCAAGAGCAAACCCCCACTTCGAAGGATCTCCTTGCGCTGCAACCTTCGATTCAACGTTTGGCTTGA